In Mangrovivirga cuniculi, the following proteins share a genomic window:
- a CDS encoding cold-shock protein yields MMEGTVKFFNETKGFGFIKPSDSSEDIFVHASGLIDEIREDDHVEFELEQGRKGMNAVNVRVID; encoded by the coding sequence ATAATGGAAGGTACAGTTAAGTTTTTTAATGAAACCAAAGGTTTCGGTTTCATTAAACCATCAGATTCAAGTGAAGACATTTTCGTACACGCATCAGGTTTGATCGATGAGATCAGAGAAGATGATCACGTAGAGTTCGAACTTGAGCAAGGAAGAAAAGGCATGAATGCAGTAAATGTTCGAGTTATTGATTAA